In Chryseobacterium oranimense, a single window of DNA contains:
- the rdgB gene encoding RdgB/HAM1 family non-canonical purine NTP pyrophosphatase, with protein sequence MELLVATHNEHKKEEIQQILGNDFPVKSLTDYDIHEEIVEDGDSFNANALIKAKYCFEKTGIPSLGDDSGLVVEALDGRPGIFSARYAGDHDFAKNIEKVLSELEDQENRKAYFITVLCYYDENGARYFEGRVHGNLLTENKGHKGFGYDPIFVPEDYDRTFAEMNPEDKNKISHRKQALDLFLDFLKVKE encoded by the coding sequence ATGGAATTATTAGTTGCGACCCATAACGAACACAAAAAAGAAGAAATACAACAGATCTTAGGAAACGATTTTCCAGTAAAAAGCCTTACAGATTATGATATTCATGAAGAGATTGTAGAAGATGGTGATTCTTTCAATGCCAATGCCCTTATCAAAGCAAAATATTGTTTCGAAAAAACAGGAATTCCCAGTTTAGGTGATGACAGTGGCCTTGTTGTAGAAGCTCTGGATGGCAGACCCGGAATCTTCTCTGCCCGTTATGCAGGAGACCATGATTTCGCAAAAAATATTGAAAAGGTTTTAAGCGAACTGGAAGATCAGGAAAATAGAAAAGCCTATTTCATTACCGTTCTTTGCTATTATGACGAAAATGGCGCCCGTTATTTTGAAGGAAGAGTTCACGGAAATTTACTTACAGAAAACAAAGGACACAAAGGGTTCGGCTACGATCCTATTTTCGTTCCTGAAGATTACGACAGAACTTTTGCAGAGATGAATCCCGAAGATAAGAACAAAATAAGCCACCGCAAACAGGCATTAGACCTGTTCCTGGACTTTTTAAAAGTAAAAGAATAA
- a CDS encoding CPBP family intramembrane glutamic endopeptidase, whose product MENSRYPKFTFTWIGGLVLLAGLFIGTMAVSFFGSFWKIAFKENLELKEWFLMVTNAAGFLTAIAFFDFFIVRPSTGKKLNFNFSPTNFYTYLLIFPMMIGMMFISEFITSLIPTTGPFWGKYYEFFSQLMEQLTFEPVVMIIMTVIMAPIFEEIIFRGIIQKGLMNKGVDPRRAIFYASIIFGLVHANPWQFVGAVLLGCVLGLVYYKTKSLLLPMLLHGFNNLCSSLLVTYTKSESFADAFKISEWIILAAGIVLFSLFYYLFTRKYKVHYAEI is encoded by the coding sequence ATGGAAAATAGCAGGTATCCGAAGTTTACCTTCACATGGATCGGCGGTCTTGTTTTACTGGCAGGGTTATTTATAGGAACAATGGCTGTTTCTTTTTTCGGCAGTTTCTGGAAAATTGCTTTTAAGGAAAATCTCGAACTGAAAGAATGGTTTCTGATGGTGACCAATGCAGCCGGATTCTTAACTGCTATTGCCTTTTTTGATTTTTTTATCGTAAGACCCTCCACCGGGAAAAAGTTGAACTTCAATTTTTCTCCAACGAATTTTTATACTTACCTCCTGATATTTCCCATGATGATCGGGATGATGTTTATTTCAGAATTTATTACCTCTCTCATCCCGACTACAGGCCCGTTCTGGGGGAAATATTATGAATTTTTCTCACAGCTTATGGAGCAGCTGACCTTTGAGCCGGTAGTCATGATCATCATGACTGTAATTATGGCACCTATTTTTGAAGAAATTATCTTTAGGGGAATTATTCAGAAAGGACTCATGAACAAAGGAGTAGATCCCAGGAGAGCCATTTTTTATGCCTCCATTATCTTTGGACTGGTTCATGCCAATCCGTGGCAGTTTGTAGGAGCAGTATTGCTGGGATGTGTATTGGGGCTGGTGTATTATAAAACAAAATCATTGCTGCTGCCAATGTTGCTGCATGGGTTTAACAATCTGTGTTCTTCATTGCTGGTCACTTATACCAAAAGCGAAAGCTTTGCCGATGCTTTTAAAATTTCCGAATGGATTATTTTAGCTGCCGGAATTGTACTTTTTTCTCTGTTTTACTATCTTTTTACGAGAAAATATAAAGTGCATTACGCTGAAATATAA